A region of Staphylococcus sp. IVB6181 DNA encodes the following proteins:
- a CDS encoding ECF transporter S component produces the protein MSKGLKLSDILVTVLIAVIFAIIYNIWNLVYKAMQVTGLHLEELSYGMWFAAAVVAYLIIPKAGVALLAEFAAGAGETIVMGRFDIATIIYGLLQGLACEIIFAIFRYKSRKLMVAVIAGLAAALVTFPIDFYYGYLGEVAGWNLFLYVFFRCISGIVLAGIFPYYLVKALDQTGVTKLFRPASKKDYDNL, from the coding sequence ATGTCTAAAGGGCTTAAACTTTCAGATATCTTAGTTACTGTGTTAATCGCAGTCATCTTTGCAATCATTTACAACATTTGGAACCTTGTATACAAAGCGATGCAAGTGACTGGATTGCACTTAGAAGAATTATCTTATGGTATGTGGTTTGCTGCAGCTGTTGTTGCTTACCTGATCATTCCTAAAGCAGGCGTCGCTTTACTCGCTGAATTTGCTGCGGGTGCTGGTGAAACTATCGTCATGGGACGCTTTGATATTGCAACAATTATTTACGGCTTGCTTCAAGGTTTAGCATGTGAAATTATTTTTGCGATTTTCCGTTATAAATCACGCAAATTAATGGTGGCAGTCATTGCTGGTTTAGCAGCTGCACTTGTTACTTTCCCTATCGACTTCTACTATGGTTATCTTGGTGAAGTTGCAGGATGGAACTTATTCTTATATGTGTTCTTCCGTTGTATCAGCGGTATTGTATTAGCAGGGATTTTCCCATACTATCTTGTCAAAGCACTGGATCAAACCGGAGTTACCAAACTCTTCCGCCCTGCTTCTAAAAAAGATTACGACAATTTGTAA
- a CDS encoding ABC transporter ATP-binding protein, whose amino-acid sequence MLFAQNLRLKYPNAQNKIFDGLNIEIPDKQKVLLLGPSGCGKSTLLNVLSGIVPNLIELPMKYDDLKADLNSGVIFQDPDTQFCMPKVYEELAFVLENKQVPRKDMDALIQRALESVDLEVGPKQTVSQLSGGMKQKLAIAETVLQEADTLFLDEPTAMLDVDATEDLWNKIKEMWQDQTVLIVEHKVEHIWEHVDRVILMGHGGHIIADDTPEVILNQHEDLLTEYGVWHPKAWDHAPQPNLNAAAPSKARFKYTEGEIIRGKKTLIQVPDFEIGDGEWITITGKNGAGKTTLLESMMQLIKYRGAMSYDGQPLHKIKEAAQHMYLVYQNPELQFITNSVYEEIFINFSGPDAEAETKQLIQMLNLEAVQEHHPFELSMGQKRRLSVATALSSHADIILLDEPTFGLDSRNTFNLLSLFQKRVAQGQTIIMVTHDPHIIERYPTRRIELRDHMLCEDELFEMEGEDNV is encoded by the coding sequence TTGTTATTTGCTCAAAATTTACGACTCAAATATCCAAATGCACAAAATAAAATCTTTGATGGTTTAAATATAGAAATACCTGACAAACAAAAAGTCTTGCTTTTAGGTCCATCAGGCTGCGGCAAAAGTACTTTGCTTAATGTATTAAGCGGTATTGTACCGAACTTGATTGAATTGCCTATGAAGTATGATGACTTAAAAGCAGATTTAAACAGCGGTGTCATTTTCCAAGACCCGGATACACAGTTTTGTATGCCTAAAGTATATGAGGAATTAGCATTCGTATTAGAAAACAAACAAGTACCGCGTAAAGATATGGATGCGTTAATTCAACGTGCTTTAGAATCTGTAGATTTAGAAGTAGGTCCAAAACAAACCGTGTCTCAATTAAGCGGAGGTATGAAACAAAAATTAGCTATTGCTGAAACGGTACTCCAAGAAGCAGATACCCTCTTCTTGGATGAACCGACCGCTATGCTGGATGTAGATGCGACTGAGGATTTATGGAATAAAATCAAAGAGATGTGGCAAGATCAAACTGTACTCATCGTTGAGCATAAAGTAGAACATATTTGGGAACATGTCGATCGTGTCATATTAATGGGCCATGGCGGCCACATCATTGCTGATGACACACCTGAGGTAATATTGAACCAGCATGAAGATTTATTGACAGAATACGGCGTATGGCACCCTAAAGCTTGGGACCATGCACCACAACCAAATTTAAACGCTGCTGCACCTTCAAAAGCACGCTTTAAGTATACAGAGGGTGAAATTATCAGAGGCAAAAAGACCTTGATTCAAGTCCCTGACTTTGAAATTGGTGATGGCGAGTGGATTACGATTACCGGTAAAAACGGTGCCGGTAAAACCACTTTATTAGAATCGATGATGCAGCTGATTAAATATCGCGGTGCCATGTCCTATGACGGCCAACCGCTTCACAAAATTAAAGAAGCTGCCCAGCATATGTACTTGGTCTATCAAAATCCAGAACTGCAATTTATCACAAATTCAGTTTATGAAGAGATTTTCATCAACTTCAGCGGCCCTGATGCAGAAGCAGAAACAAAACAACTGATACAAATGTTGAATTTAGAAGCTGTTCAAGAACATCACCCGTTCGAATTATCTATGGGTCAAAAACGTCGATTAAGCGTCGCAACAGCGCTAAGCTCTCATGCTGATATTATCTTATTAGATGAGCCGACGTTTGGTTTAGACAGCCGCAACACATTTAATTTATTATCACTTTTCCAAAAACGTGTTGCACAAGGACAAACCATTATAATGGTTACACACGATCCGCATATTATCGAACGCTACCCTACAAGACGTATTGAGTTGCGCGATCATATGTTATGTGAAGATGAGCTTTTTGAAATGGAAGGTGAAGACAATGTTTGA
- a CDS encoding energy-coupling factor transporter transmembrane protein EcfT — translation MFEAWKKYFTFVDEVNIITKLGLGIFLFFFVIFIHNFDVMIYLTVLMLLFLLIFGGMKFKITALFVVYTILFSIISALFMIFYGDGTHTLFKLGFIHITTESLVRGLHLSMRTDTVTFFGIVMAFTSQIVMIFYSLMQHLKVKPKVAYAFMAAIRMVPLIISSFVQLRKSLKMRYRMVDKSNYRGFKRIKHLMIPLLSQNIRKAHQLSVAMEKKGFKDGPRTYYYYPPFSYRDLIFILLFAAILNTAILLAHYVPITGIMDVRG, via the coding sequence ATGTTTGAAGCATGGAAAAAATATTTCACCTTCGTAGATGAAGTCAATATCATTACCAAATTAGGTTTAGGTATTTTCTTATTCTTCTTTGTCATCTTTATACACAATTTTGATGTGATGATTTATTTAACCGTTCTGATGTTATTATTCTTACTCATCTTTGGCGGTATGAAGTTTAAGATAACAGCACTATTTGTAGTTTATACGATACTATTCAGTATCATCTCAGCACTGTTCATGATTTTCTATGGTGATGGTACACATACGCTATTTAAGTTAGGATTTATTCATATTACGACAGAAAGTTTAGTCAGAGGTCTGCATTTATCAATGCGTACAGATACTGTAACTTTCTTTGGAATTGTGATGGCATTCACTTCTCAAATTGTGATGATCTTCTACAGTTTAATGCAGCACTTAAAAGTAAAACCTAAAGTCGCTTATGCCTTTATGGCAGCGATACGTATGGTACCTTTAATCATCAGTTCATTTGTACAATTAAGAAAATCATTGAAGATGCGCTATCGTATGGTGGATAAATCCAATTACAGAGGCTTTAAACGCATCAAGCATTTGATGATTCCTCTATTAAGCCAAAACATCCGAAAAGCACATCAACTCTCTGTTGCGATGGAGAAAAAAGGATTTAAAGATGGTCCGAGAACTTATTATTACTACCCACCATTTAGTTATCGCGACTTGATCTTTATCTTACTCTTCGCCGCAATATTAAACACTGCTATATTATTAGCACATTATGTGCCGATTACAGGCATCATGGATGTACGTGGTTGA
- a CDS encoding IS3 family transposase (programmed frameshift) has translation MSKYLESDIKLFLLTFSLIDEGYSCNEAIEKSGIELNRKQVMFKYHQYKVHGVEVLLPKKSNNTYSKAFKETIVQEYLTEGVSAVDLAIKYNIPAYSTVRDWIKRYTLGKENVSYSPLLGVYSMKARKTTFEERVEIVEACIESEKDYKKTALKYNVNYGQVYSWVKKYEQFGSAGLVDGRGKGKPTQTMTDEEQALAKTKALEERIKYLEMENKILKKLKEKEREDQSPFRQIVEYLVIEDLKNEYPITLLCKVVGISRASYYKWRKRREFKTQREIEDEILMKEILWIFNRYNGKYGYRRIRIYICLRLDKKVSRKRVYRLMKKLGLKSCIRAARKRYRPSTPTITAENLLDREFSETEANKKWVTDVTELILENGRKFYLSAIRDLGTGKIVSYDISYSNNNQLVFNTFNKALKKVKNISGLILHSDRGFQYTSKHFKFLLDEQGVIQSMSRVGRCIDNSPMESFWGIMKSEIYRGNRHYKFKDIKTARSQFKEYIDFYNNERITLEMERLIA, from the exons ATGTCTAAATATCTCGAAAGTGACATTAAATTATTTCTCTTAACATTTAGTTTAATAGATGAAGGTTATAGTTGTAATGAAGCTATAGAAAAGAGTGGTATAGAATTAAATCGTAAACAGGTGATGTTTAAATATCACCAATATAAAGTACATGGCGTTGAGGTACTATTACCAAAGAAAAGCAATAATACTTATAGTAAAGCATTTAAAGAAACAATTGTTCAGGAATACTTAACTGAAGGTGTTTCTGCTGTTGATTTAGCAATAAAATATAATATTCCAGCATATTCTACTGTTAGGGATTGGATAAAACGATATACTTTAGGAAAAGAGAATGTTTCATATTCTCCATTACTAGGGGTGTATTCAATGAAAGCGAGAAAAACAACGTTCGAAGAACGTGTAGAAATAGTAGAAGCATGTATTGAGTCAGAAAAAGATTATAAGAAAACAGCTTTAAAATATAATGTTAATTATGGCCAAGTATATAGTTGGGTTAAAAAATATGAACAATTTGGAAGTGCCGGTCTTGTAGACGGAAGAGGTAAAGGTAAGCCAACTCAGACAATGACTGATGAAGAACAAGCATTAGCTAAAACAAAAGCTCTTGAAGAAAGAATCAAATACTTAGAAATGGAAAACAAGATTTTAAAAAAGTTGAAGGAGAAAGAAAGAGAG GATCAATCGCCGTTTAGACAAATAGTTGAGTACCTTGTAATAGAAGACTTAAAAAATGAATATCCAATAACTCTGTTATGTAAGGTGGTTGGAATTTCTAGAGCCAGTTATTATAAGTGGAGAAAGAGAAGAGAATTTAAAACACAGCGTGAAATTGAAGATGAAATATTAATGAAAGAAATCTTGTGGATTTTCAATAGATACAACGGTAAATATGGTTATCGTCGTATTCGTATATATATCTGTTTAAGACTGGATAAAAAAGTAAGTCGTAAACGAGTATATCGTTTAATGAAAAAATTAGGTCTAAAATCTTGCATACGTGCTGCAAGAAAAAGATATAGACCCTCAACACCTACTATTACTGCAGAGAATTTATTAGATAGAGAATTTAGTGAAACGGAAGCTAACAAAAAATGGGTAACAGATGTGACAGAACTTATTTTAGAAAATGGAAGGAAATTTTATTTAAGCGCTATCAGAGATCTCGGAACAGGTAAAATTGTAAGCTATGATATAAGTTATTCAAATAACAATCAGCTGGTTTTTAATACTTTCAATAAAGCGTTAAAGAAAGTGAAAAATATAAGCGGCTTAATACTACATAGCGACAGAGGTTTTCAATATACAAGCAAACATTTTAAATTCTTGCTCGATGAGCAAGGTGTTATTCAAAGCATGTCACGAGTCGGACGATGCATAGATAATAGTCCAATGGAATCATTTTGGGGAATAATGAAATCAGAAATTTATCGCGGTAATAGACATTATAAATTCAAGGATATAAAAACTGCACGCTCGCAGTTTAAAGAATACATTGATTTTTACAACAATGAGAGAATTACTTTGGAAATGGAAAGATTAATTGCTTAA
- the purD gene encoding phosphoribosylamine--glycine ligase encodes MKVLVIGGGGREHVLAHKLNQSELVDQVYAIPGNAAMETVAEVHGEIAETAHDEIVKFAAENGVEWAVVGPEQPLTEGLGDKLREAGVKVFGPGAAAAQIEGSKAFAKHIMEKYGIPTAEYVEVDSKTEALKYVEDCKIPVVLKKDGLAAGKGVIIAMTREEAKEGVETLYPEEEGKVVFEEFLEGEEYSVMTFVNGDYAVPFDTIAQDHKRAYDGDKGPNTGGMGAYCPVPHISQDVLKRTNEEIAQPIAKAMQQEGYPFFGVLYIGAILTEEGPKVIEFNARFGDPEAQVLLTRMESDLMQHILDLEARQPIEFKWKDEAVAGVMLASKGYPGAYEKGVKVSGFNLDGSTFVSGLKKEGDDYVTSGGRVILVTGEGKTVKEAKAEAYKKADAIESDGLFYRRDICDKAIKHEQ; translated from the coding sequence ATGAAAGTATTAGTTATCGGGGGCGGAGGACGTGAACATGTTCTTGCCCATAAATTAAATCAATCTGAACTTGTTGACCAAGTGTATGCAATTCCTGGAAATGCAGCGATGGAAACTGTAGCTGAAGTGCATGGTGAAATCGCTGAAACAGCACATGATGAAATCGTGAAATTCGCTGCAGAAAATGGTGTTGAATGGGCAGTTGTAGGTCCTGAACAACCGTTAACTGAAGGCTTAGGCGATAAATTGCGCGAAGCGGGCGTTAAAGTCTTCGGACCAGGCGCAGCTGCTGCTCAAATCGAAGGCTCTAAAGCTTTTGCAAAACATATCATGGAGAAATACGGTATTCCGACAGCTGAGTATGTTGAAGTGGATTCTAAAACAGAAGCATTAAAGTATGTGGAAGACTGTAAAATTCCAGTTGTCTTGAAGAAAGATGGTTTAGCTGCAGGTAAAGGTGTTATTATTGCGATGACACGCGAAGAAGCGAAAGAAGGCGTTGAAACACTTTATCCAGAAGAAGAAGGCAAAGTAGTCTTCGAAGAATTCTTGGAAGGTGAAGAATACTCTGTAATGACTTTCGTCAATGGAGACTATGCAGTACCGTTTGATACGATTGCACAAGACCATAAACGCGCTTATGACGGTGATAAAGGACCGAATACAGGCGGTATGGGTGCTTATTGTCCAGTACCTCATATCTCACAAGACGTATTAAAACGTACGAATGAAGAAATTGCACAACCTATCGCAAAAGCGATGCAACAAGAAGGGTATCCATTCTTTGGTGTCCTTTATATCGGTGCCATCCTTACAGAAGAAGGACCGAAAGTCATTGAATTTAACGCACGCTTTGGGGATCCGGAAGCACAAGTACTCTTAACTCGTATGGAAAGCGATTTAATGCAGCACATCTTAGATTTAGAAGCACGTCAACCAATTGAATTCAAATGGAAAGACGAAGCAGTCGCAGGTGTGATGCTTGCTTCTAAAGGCTATCCAGGTGCTTACGAAAAAGGCGTTAAAGTTTCAGGCTTCAATTTAGACGGCAGCACATTTGTCAGCGGCTTGAAAAAAGAAGGCGACGACTATGTCACTTCTGGCGGCCGTGTCATCTTAGTCACTGGCGAAGGCAAAACTGTCAAAGAAGCAAAAGCAGAAGCTTACAAAAAAGCAGATGCAATTGAAAGTGACGGCTTATTCTATCGCAGAGACATTTGTGATAAAGCAATTAAACACGAACAATAA
- the purH gene encoding bifunctional phosphoribosylaminoimidazolecarboxamide formyltransferase/IMP cyclohydrolase, translating to MKKVILSVSDKSGIVDFAKSLVELDYELYSTGGTKRALDEAGVPVKSVSDLTQFDEIMDGRVKTLHPAVHGGILADRDKPEHLKQLKEQGIDLIDMVVVNLYPFKETVANPDVTEMDAIENIDIGGPTMLRAAAKNFKHVTTVVDPADYDTVIEHLKNNTLDENFRKSLMIKVFEHTNDYDNAIVNFFKENKEQLRYGENPQQTAYFVRTSDADNTIAGAKQLHGKQLSFNNIKDADATLALVKKFEGPAAVAVKHMNPCGVGVGESIEEAYQNAYEADSQSIFGGIVAVNRPVSKALAEKLHSIFLEVVIAPSFTDEALEVLTQKKNIRLLEVDMTLDHDEQEFVSVSGGYLVQDKDTKTITRDDMKVVTKAEPTEAQWKAMELGWKVVAAVKSNAVILSNDHQTVGIGAGQMNRVGSAEIAIERAIEINDNVALVSDGFFPMDDTVELAAKAGIKAIIQPGGSIKDQDSIDMADKHGIAMVMTGVRHFKH from the coding sequence ATGAAAAAAGTAATTTTAAGTGTATCAGATAAAAGCGGCATTGTAGATTTCGCCAAATCATTAGTTGAGTTAGATTATGAACTTTATTCAACAGGCGGTACAAAACGTGCATTAGATGAAGCGGGTGTACCAGTTAAATCTGTTTCAGACTTAACACAATTTGATGAAATCATGGATGGCCGTGTTAAAACTTTACATCCTGCAGTACATGGCGGTATCTTAGCAGATCGCGATAAACCAGAACATTTGAAACAATTAAAAGAACAAGGTATCGACTTGATTGATATGGTTGTTGTGAACTTATATCCATTCAAAGAAACAGTCGCAAATCCAGATGTTACTGAAATGGATGCGATTGAAAATATTGATATCGGCGGACCGACAATGTTGCGTGCAGCAGCGAAAAACTTTAAACATGTGACAACAGTTGTAGATCCAGCAGACTACGATACAGTAATTGAACATTTGAAAAACAATACTTTAGATGAAAACTTCCGCAAATCATTAATGATTAAAGTATTCGAACATACAAATGATTATGATAATGCGATTGTGAACTTCTTTAAAGAAAACAAAGAACAGTTGCGTTATGGTGAAAACCCTCAACAAACTGCTTACTTTGTACGTACTTCAGATGCAGATAATACTATTGCAGGCGCTAAACAATTACACGGGAAACAATTAAGCTTTAACAATATCAAAGATGCGGACGCAACACTCGCATTAGTTAAGAAATTCGAAGGGCCGGCTGCTGTTGCAGTGAAACACATGAACCCTTGCGGTGTTGGTGTAGGCGAATCAATCGAAGAAGCTTATCAAAATGCTTATGAAGCAGACAGCCAATCTATCTTCGGCGGTATCGTTGCGGTCAACCGTCCAGTTTCAAAAGCATTAGCTGAAAAATTACATTCCATCTTCTTAGAAGTTGTGATTGCACCTTCATTCACAGATGAAGCACTTGAAGTCTTAACTCAAAAGAAAAATATCCGCTTATTAGAAGTAGATATGACATTAGACCATGATGAACAAGAATTCGTTTCTGTTTCAGGCGGCTACTTAGTTCAAGATAAAGATACTAAAACAATTACACGCGACGATATGAAAGTTGTCACAAAAGCTGAACCGACTGAAGCACAATGGAAAGCAATGGAATTAGGTTGGAAAGTTGTTGCGGCGGTTAAAAGTAATGCCGTTATCTTAAGCAACGATCATCAAACAGTAGGTATCGGTGCGGGACAAATGAACCGTGTCGGATCTGCAGAAATTGCAATTGAACGTGCAATTGAAATCAACGACAATGTTGCTTTGGTTTCTGATGGTTTCTTCCCTATGGATGACACAGTAGAATTAGCTGCTAAAGCGGGTATTAAAGCAATTATCCAACCAGGCGGTTCTATTAAAGACCAAGACTCAATTGATATGGCTGACAAACACGGCATTGCGATGGTAATGACAGGTGTACGTCACTTCAAACATTAA
- the purN gene encoding phosphoribosylglycinamide formyltransferase: MTKVAIFASGSGSNFENIVQRVKEGQLQNIEVTALYTDHDDAYAIERAQQLGVPVHVTIPKTFDSKKEYEQQLIKLLKAEQVEWIVLAGYMRLIGPDLLEAYEGRILNIHPSLLPKFKGIDAIGQAYESGDKETGSTVHYVDSGMDTGEIIEQSRCEIHPDDTKAQLEERIKNLEYELYPRVIAKIIR, from the coding sequence GTGACTAAAGTAGCAATCTTTGCGTCAGGTTCTGGCAGCAACTTTGAAAACATTGTACAACGTGTCAAAGAGGGACAACTGCAAAATATTGAAGTCACAGCATTATACACAGACCATGATGATGCTTATGCGATTGAACGTGCACAGCAACTAGGTGTGCCTGTACATGTGACAATCCCTAAAACGTTTGATTCTAAAAAAGAATACGAACAACAATTAATAAAGCTGCTGAAAGCAGAACAAGTAGAATGGATCGTCTTAGCCGGTTATATGCGTTTAATCGGCCCAGACTTATTAGAGGCATATGAAGGACGAATTTTAAATATTCATCCTTCATTATTGCCTAAATTTAAAGGTATTGACGCTATCGGCCAAGCTTATGAAAGCGGAGATAAAGAAACAGGGTCAACCGTGCATTATGTAGACAGCGGTATGGACACTGGTGAGATTATCGAGCAAAGTCGTTGTGAGATTCATCCGGATGATACCAAAGCACAACTAGAAGAACGTATTAAAAATTTAGAATATGAACTTTATCCTAGAGTCATCGCAAAAATTATTCGATAA
- the purM gene encoding phosphoribosylformylglycinamidine cyclo-ligase, which translates to MAESYKNAGVDIHAGYEAVERMKSHVQRTMRKEVLGGLGGFGAAFDLSQLNMQKPVLVSGTDGVGTKLKLAIDNDKHDTIGIDAVAMCVNDILTTGAEPLYFLDYIATNKVVPEVIEQIVKGVSDGCEETNTALIGGETAEMGEMYHEGEYDLAGFAVGAVEKDDYIDGSSVKPGQVIIGLASSGIHSNGYSLVRHLIKESGVDLNAEFDNGRTYLETFLEPTRLYVKPVLAVKEQVKLHAMTHITGGGFYENIPRALPEGVTAEIDVQSFTTPKIFDWLQEAGSIDTEEMYNIFNMGIGFTLVVDEADADKALDILKAQNVTAYQIGKIVEGKEEPIELTGVKA; encoded by the coding sequence GTGGCAGAGTCTTATAAAAATGCTGGTGTAGATATTCATGCCGGCTATGAAGCAGTAGAACGTATGAAAAGCCATGTGCAACGTACAATGCGTAAAGAGGTGCTTGGCGGATTAGGAGGTTTCGGTGCAGCGTTTGATTTATCACAATTAAACATGCAAAAACCTGTCTTAGTCTCAGGTACTGACGGTGTTGGAACTAAATTGAAATTAGCTATCGACAATGACAAACATGACACAATCGGTATCGATGCAGTCGCTATGTGTGTCAACGACATTTTAACGACTGGCGCTGAGCCGCTTTACTTCCTTGACTACATTGCGACAAACAAAGTAGTACCAGAAGTCATCGAACAAATTGTTAAAGGTGTCAGCGACGGCTGTGAAGAAACAAACACTGCTTTAATCGGCGGAGAAACTGCTGAAATGGGCGAAATGTATCATGAAGGCGAATACGACTTAGCCGGATTTGCGGTAGGTGCTGTTGAGAAAGATGACTACATCGATGGTTCATCTGTCAAACCTGGCCAAGTAATCATTGGTTTGGCATCAAGCGGTATCCACTCAAACGGCTACAGCTTAGTGCGTCACTTAATCAAAGAATCTGGTGTTGATTTAAATGCAGAGTTCGATAACGGACGTACGTATTTAGAGACTTTCTTAGAACCTACACGTCTTTATGTAAAACCTGTCTTAGCTGTTAAAGAACAAGTGAAATTGCATGCGATGACACATATCACTGGCGGCGGTTTCTATGAAAATATTCCGCGTGCTTTGCCTGAAGGTGTTACAGCTGAAATTGATGTGCAATCTTTCACTACACCGAAAATCTTTGACTGGCTGCAAGAAGCAGGCAGCATCGACACTGAAGAAATGTACAATATCTTCAATATGGGTATTGGTTTCACTTTAGTGGTTGATGAAGCAGATGCTGACAAAGCTTTAGACATCTTGAAAGCACAAAATGTCACTGCTTATCAAATCGGTAAAATTGTTGAAGGTAAAGAAGAACCAATCGAATTAACGGGGGTTAAAGCGTGA
- the purF gene encoding amidophosphoribosyltransferase: MYDIRGLNEECGVFGIWNHPHAATLTYMALHSLQHRGQEGAGIVCSNGENLFGARGMGLLTEAISDAQLESLQGYQHAIGHVRYATTGASEIANVQPFLFKHSKGDLGLAHNGNLTNAVKIRHALESEGSVFQTTSDSEVLAHLLIKGNSPNIKTNQKAALNQVKGAFSCVMLNTNQLAAVRDNNGVRPLMLGEVDGAYCVASETCAFQAIGATYIRDIEPGELITFSGEHDIDYDYYSTDINHNMCSMEYVYFARPDSEFHKHSIYNVRKALGKKLASEMGIDADIVIGVPDSSLQAAKGFAEYSGIPNEQGLLKNRYIGRTFITPDQSVREKQVRMKHSPIRDVIEGKRVVVIDDSIVRGTTSKYIVKALKSAGAKEVHMGISSPPLVDPCYYGIDVSTHAELMAAQHSVEEIKEMIGADSLTYLSVEGMHEVFKEFDSKGECDACFTGNYPIEIVDHQLPEVKELKRRGV; the protein is encoded by the coding sequence ATGTATGACATCCGCGGATTAAATGAAGAATGTGGAGTCTTTGGCATATGGAATCATCCCCATGCAGCAACTTTAACTTACATGGCGTTGCATAGCTTGCAGCACCGTGGTCAAGAAGGTGCTGGTATCGTGTGCTCAAACGGAGAAAATCTGTTTGGCGCACGCGGCATGGGTTTGTTGACTGAGGCGATTTCAGACGCACAGCTAGAATCATTGCAAGGTTATCAGCATGCGATCGGTCACGTTCGCTATGCGACAACTGGTGCAAGCGAAATTGCAAATGTACAACCATTTTTATTCAAACATTCAAAAGGCGATTTAGGTCTTGCGCATAACGGCAACTTAACGAATGCAGTGAAAATACGTCATGCTTTAGAATCTGAAGGCAGTGTTTTCCAAACTACAAGCGATTCAGAAGTGTTAGCGCATTTATTGATTAAAGGCAACTCGCCTAATATCAAAACGAACCAAAAAGCAGCCTTGAACCAAGTTAAAGGTGCATTCAGCTGTGTCATGTTAAATACGAATCAATTAGCAGCGGTTAGAGATAACAATGGTGTACGTCCATTAATGCTTGGCGAAGTTGACGGTGCGTATTGCGTAGCCAGCGAAACATGTGCATTCCAAGCAATTGGCGCAACTTATATCAGAGATATCGAACCGGGTGAATTAATCACATTCAGCGGTGAACATGATATAGATTATGATTATTATTCAACTGATATCAATCATAATATGTGTTCTATGGAATATGTGTACTTTGCACGTCCTGATTCAGAATTCCATAAACATTCAATTTACAATGTGCGTAAAGCATTAGGTAAGAAATTAGCAAGCGAAATGGGCATTGATGCGGATATCGTAATTGGTGTTCCTGATTCGTCATTACAAGCAGCGAAAGGTTTCGCGGAATATTCAGGTATTCCTAACGAACAAGGCTTGCTTAAAAACCGTTACATCGGCCGTACTTTCATTACACCTGATCAAAGTGTACGCGAGAAACAAGTACGCATGAAACACTCTCCGATCAGAGACGTCATTGAAGGCAAACGTGTCGTTGTGATTGATGACTCGATTGTACGCGGTACAACAAGCAAATATATCGTGAAGGCTTTAAAATCTGCAGGAGCGAAAGAAGTACATATGGGTATTTCATCACCTCCGCTTGTGGATCCTTGCTATTACGGTATTGATGTCTCTACACATGCAGAATTAATGGCAGCACAGCATTCTGTTGAAGAGATTAAAGAAATGATCGGTGCAGATTCCTTAACTTACTTATCTGTTGAAGGTATGCACGAAGTCTTTAAAGAATTCGATTCAAAAGGCGAGTGTGATGCTTGCTTTACAGGCAACTATCCTATCGAAATTGTTGACCATCAATTACCAGAAGTTAAAGAACTGAAAAGAAGAGGAGTGTAA